The proteins below come from a single Oerskovia jenensis genomic window:
- the sdhA gene encoding succinate dehydrogenase flavoprotein subunit, producing the protein MQTHQYDVVIVGAGGAGMRAALESSGKVRTAVISKLYPTRSHTGAAQGGMCAALANVEEDNWEWHTFDTVKGGDYLVDQDAAEIMAKEAIDAVLDLERMGLPFNRTPEGKIDQRRFGGHTRNHGEAAVRRSCYAADRTGHMILQTLYQNCVKQNVEFFNEFYVLDLITDHDLAAEDVPDGEQVNATGVVAYDLATGEIHVFQAKAIIFATGGAGKIFKTTSNAHTLTGDGMALAYRRGLPLEDMEFFQFHPTGLAGLGILLSEAARGEGGILRNGEGERFMERYAPTIKDLAPRDIVARSMANEVREGRGAGPNKDYVLLDLTHLEPAHIDAKLPDITEFARTYLGIEPYTEPVPVYPTAHYAMGGIPTNVEGEVLRDGHNVVRGLYAAGEVACVSVHGSNRLGTNSLLDINVFGKRAGREAARYAATAEYRDLPANPAAAVITQLDEMRNRPDGERVADVRKALQETMDANAQVFRTGESLDQALSDIRALQDRYRNVSVQDKGRLFNTDLLEAIELGFLLDIAEVTVIAAINRKESRGGHYREDYPDRDDANYMLHTMAYRRPTSAGDTADGHVDGYFDHVEEFDSYKIVLGSKPVTQTRYEPMERKY; encoded by the coding sequence ATGCAAACCCATCAGTACGACGTCGTCATCGTCGGAGCAGGCGGCGCCGGCATGCGCGCGGCACTGGAGTCGTCCGGCAAGGTCCGCACGGCGGTCATCTCGAAGCTCTACCCCACCCGGTCCCACACCGGCGCGGCGCAGGGCGGCATGTGCGCCGCCCTCGCGAACGTCGAGGAGGACAACTGGGAGTGGCACACGTTCGACACGGTCAAGGGCGGCGACTACCTCGTCGACCAGGACGCCGCGGAGATCATGGCCAAGGAGGCCATCGACGCGGTGCTCGACCTCGAGCGCATGGGCCTGCCGTTCAACCGCACGCCCGAGGGCAAGATCGACCAGCGCCGCTTCGGCGGGCACACGCGCAACCACGGCGAGGCCGCGGTGCGTCGCTCGTGCTACGCCGCGGACCGCACGGGTCACATGATCCTCCAGACGCTCTACCAGAACTGCGTCAAGCAGAACGTCGAGTTCTTCAACGAGTTCTACGTCCTGGACCTCATCACCGACCACGACCTCGCGGCCGAGGACGTGCCCGACGGCGAGCAGGTCAACGCGACCGGTGTCGTGGCCTACGACCTCGCGACCGGCGAGATCCACGTGTTCCAGGCCAAGGCGATCATCTTCGCCACGGGCGGCGCGGGCAAGATCTTCAAGACGACGTCCAACGCGCACACGCTCACGGGTGACGGCATGGCCCTGGCCTACCGCCGCGGCCTGCCGCTCGAGGACATGGAGTTCTTCCAGTTCCACCCGACGGGCCTCGCGGGCCTCGGCATCCTCCTGTCGGAGGCGGCCCGTGGTGAGGGCGGCATCCTGCGCAACGGCGAGGGCGAGCGCTTCATGGAGCGTTACGCCCCGACCATCAAGGACCTCGCGCCGCGCGACATCGTCGCGCGCTCGATGGCGAACGAGGTCCGCGAGGGCCGCGGCGCCGGGCCGAACAAGGACTACGTCCTGCTCGACCTCACGCACCTCGAGCCCGCGCACATCGACGCCAAGCTGCCGGACATCACGGAGTTCGCGCGCACCTACCTCGGCATCGAGCCCTACACCGAGCCGGTCCCCGTGTACCCCACGGCGCACTACGCGATGGGCGGCATCCCGACCAACGTCGAGGGTGAGGTCCTGCGCGACGGTCACAACGTCGTCCGCGGCCTGTACGCGGCCGGCGAGGTCGCGTGCGTCTCGGTCCACGGGTCCAACCGCCTGGGCACCAACTCGCTCCTCGACATCAACGTGTTCGGCAAGCGTGCCGGTCGCGAGGCCGCGAGGTACGCAGCGACGGCCGAGTACCGCGACCTGCCGGCGAACCCGGCCGCAGCCGTGATCACGCAGCTCGACGAGATGCGCAACCGCCCCGACGGCGAGCGCGTGGCCGACGTCCGCAAGGCGCTCCAGGAGACCATGGACGCCAACGCCCAGGTCTTCCGCACGGGCGAGTCGCTCGACCAGGCCCTCTCGGACATCCGCGCCCTCCAGGACCGGTACCGCAACGTCTCGGTCCAGGACAAGGGGCGCCTGTTCAACACGGACCTCCTCGAGGCCATCGAGCTGGGCTTCCTGCTCGACATCGCCGAGGTCACGGTCATCGCCGCGATCAACCGCAAGGAGTCGCGTGGTGGTCACTACCGCGAGGACTACCCGGACCGCGACGACGCCAACTACATGCTCCACACGATGGCCTACCGTCGACCCACGTCCGCCGGCGACACCGCCGACGGCCACGTGGACGGCTACTTCGACCACGTCGAGGAGTTCGATTCCTACAAGATCGTGCTGGGTTCCAAGCCCGTCACCCAGACCCGGTACGAGCCCATGGAGCGTAAGTACTGA
- a CDS encoding amidohydrolase, which produces MLPRTALGDAVVDLTSGLEDELVAIRRDIHAHPEVSRAETRTTALIADRLRAAGLEPRLLPGTGLVCDIGGAEGPGGAAAGRVALRADIDALPVQDRCDLPWASTTPGVAHACGHDVHATVVLGAGLVLAALAERGDLPRPVRLVFQPAEEVQPGGSLDVIAAGGLDGIEEIYAVHCDPKVDAGQIGTRIGPITSASDEVSVTITSPGGHTSRPHLTGDVVYALGQVITQVPAVLGRRLDPRSGVNLTWGAVHAGSAHNAIPSTGTVRGTLRCLDVRAWEFAGQVLHDAVEQVVAPYEVEVTVNHTRGVPPVENAEDCTASLEAAARDVLGPASVLLTEQSLGGEDFAWYLTKVPGAMARLGTRTPGGRSYDIHQGDLRVDEAAIGAGVRLLARVALG; this is translated from the coding sequence GTGCTGCCGCGCACGGCGCTCGGGGACGCGGTCGTCGACCTGACCTCGGGCCTCGAGGACGAGCTCGTCGCGATCCGTCGCGACATCCATGCGCACCCCGAGGTCTCGCGCGCCGAGACCCGGACGACGGCCCTGATCGCCGACCGGCTGCGCGCGGCGGGTCTCGAGCCCAGGCTCCTGCCCGGCACGGGCCTCGTGTGCGACATCGGCGGCGCCGAGGGGCCGGGCGGCGCGGCGGCCGGGCGGGTCGCGCTGCGGGCCGACATCGACGCGCTCCCCGTCCAGGACCGCTGCGATCTGCCGTGGGCCTCGACGACCCCGGGGGTGGCGCACGCGTGCGGGCACGACGTGCACGCGACGGTCGTGCTGGGCGCCGGGCTGGTCCTGGCCGCGCTCGCCGAGCGTGGTGACCTGCCCCGCCCGGTCCGGCTCGTCTTCCAGCCCGCGGAGGAGGTCCAGCCCGGCGGCTCGCTCGACGTGATCGCCGCGGGCGGCCTGGACGGGATCGAGGAGATCTACGCGGTCCACTGCGACCCCAAGGTCGATGCGGGGCAGATCGGTACGCGCATCGGCCCCATCACCTCGGCGTCCGACGAGGTCTCCGTGACGATCACCTCGCCGGGCGGGCACACGTCGCGCCCGCACCTGACGGGCGACGTGGTCTATGCGCTCGGGCAGGTCATCACACAGGTCCCCGCGGTGCTCGGTCGGCGCCTCGACCCGCGCTCGGGGGTCAACCTCACGTGGGGTGCGGTGCACGCCGGGTCCGCGCACAACGCGATCCCGAGCACCGGGACGGTCCGTGGGACGCTGCGCTGCCTCGACGTGCGCGCGTGGGAGTTCGCGGGACAGGTGCTGCACGACGCGGTCGAGCAGGTCGTCGCGCCCTACGAGGTGGAGGTCACGGTCAACCACACCCGTGGTGTCCCACCCGTCGAGAACGCCGAGGACTGCACGGCCTCGCTCGAGGCCGCGGCGCGCGACGTGCTGGGGCCGGCCTCGGTGCTGCTCACGGAGCAGTCGCTCGGTGGCGAGGACTTCGCCTGGTACCTGACCAAGGTGCCCGGTGCGATGGCCAGGCTCGGGACGCGGACGCCGGGCGGACGGTCCTACGACATCCACCAGGGAGACCTGCGGGTCGACGAGGCCGCCATCGGGGCGGGGGTCCGGCTGCTCGCCCGCGTCGCGCTCGGCTGA
- a CDS encoding YihY/virulence factor BrkB family protein, whose product MTQATTPAHARQAGTARPGRDGPSSDIQKATPSHVRPPSAGSTTPDDGAAEGPGAVARLTARAKAVQTWWNTTRPARALAQYGVQRGALLCGGMAYSALFSLFAGLTIFYTAFMAFLGNREELRDEIFAQIDKAIPGLIKQTPEGSGIISPDQLILDRGFDLSSIIAVFVLLFSAISFMAALRTSTRAMFSLTDVGQNPVLSKLRELGGFAVLGISVVISAAATVVVQTLGTTLFGHGVLGSVLVPVIGIFVGLVFDAIVVLLIIRFVAGVRPPRKDLYIGAMTAAAAFGVLRYLGTSIIVGSSSRNALLGSFATFVTILLLANFVTRILLMVAAWIADPPAQPTADELRERAEAEQDERLEERVRRGAGYGYPWSPVVRGVRRGREPRVSVRI is encoded by the coding sequence ATGACCCAGGCAACCACCCCGGCGCACGCTCGTCAGGCCGGGACAGCACGTCCGGGCCGAGACGGCCCCTCCTCCGACATCCAGAAGGCGACCCCGTCGCACGTGCGCCCGCCGAGTGCGGGCAGCACCACCCCCGACGACGGCGCTGCGGAGGGCCCCGGGGCGGTCGCTCGCCTCACCGCCCGCGCCAAGGCCGTCCAGACCTGGTGGAACACGACCCGACCGGCGCGTGCGCTCGCGCAGTACGGGGTCCAGCGTGGAGCGCTCCTGTGCGGCGGGATGGCCTACTCCGCACTGTTCTCCCTGTTCGCGGGTCTGACGATCTTCTACACGGCCTTCATGGCCTTCCTGGGCAACAGGGAGGAGCTGCGCGACGAGATCTTCGCGCAGATCGACAAGGCGATCCCGGGACTGATCAAGCAGACGCCCGAAGGGTCGGGCATCATCTCGCCGGACCAGCTCATCCTCGACCGGGGCTTCGACCTGTCGAGCATCATCGCGGTGTTCGTGCTGCTGTTCAGCGCGATCTCCTTCATGGCGGCGCTGCGCACCTCGACCCGTGCCATGTTCTCGCTCACGGACGTCGGGCAGAACCCCGTGCTGTCCAAGCTGCGAGAGCTGGGCGGGTTCGCCGTGCTGGGAATCAGCGTCGTCATCTCCGCGGCCGCGACCGTGGTGGTCCAGACGCTCGGCACGACGCTGTTCGGCCACGGCGTCCTGGGTTCGGTCCTGGTACCCGTGATCGGCATCTTCGTCGGGCTCGTCTTCGACGCGATCGTGGTCCTGCTCATCATCCGCTTCGTCGCGGGCGTACGGCCGCCGCGCAAGGACCTGTACATCGGCGCGATGACGGCGGCAGCCGCGTTCGGGGTGCTGCGCTACCTCGGGACGAGCATCATCGTCGGCAGCTCGTCACGCAACGCCCTGCTGGGATCGTTCGCGACGTTCGTGACGATCCTCCTGCTCGCCAACTTCGTCACACGCATCCTGCTCATGGTCGCGGCCTGGATCGCGGACCCGCCCGCGCAGCCGACGGCGGACGAGCTGCGGGAGCGGGCCGAGGCCGAGCAGGACGAGCGGCTCGAGGAGCGCGTCCGTCGTGGCGCCGGGTACGGCTACCCCTGGAGCCCGGTGGTCCGGGGCGTCCGGCGGGGCCGTGAGCCCAGGGTGTCCGTCAGGATCTGA
- the sdhC gene encoding succinate dehydrogenase, cytochrome b556 subunit: MPSAPAGTLYRGREGMWSWVAHRVTGVLIFFFLLVHVLDTALVRVSPEAYDAVIGTYKTVIMGLGEAGLVAAIVFHAFNGVRIILVDFWAKGPKYQRTMLWVVVGLSVVTMAGFLPRHLMNVFGGGH; encoded by the coding sequence GTGCCCAGTGCACCTGCTGGCACGCTGTACCGCGGCCGTGAAGGCATGTGGTCGTGGGTCGCGCATCGCGTGACCGGCGTGCTCATCTTCTTCTTCCTCCTCGTGCACGTGCTGGACACAGCACTGGTACGAGTCTCGCCCGAGGCGTACGACGCCGTCATCGGCACGTACAAGACGGTGATCATGGGACTCGGTGAGGCCGGCCTCGTGGCCGCCATCGTGTTCCACGCCTTCAACGGCGTCCGCATCATCCTCGTCGACTTCTGGGCCAAGGGCCCCAAGTACCAGCGCACCATGCTCTGGGTCGTCGTCGGCCTGTCCGTCGTGACGATGGCGGGCTTCCTGCCCCGCCACCTCATGAACGTCTTCGGAGGTGGGCACTGA
- the sdhD gene encoding succinate dehydrogenase, hydrophobic membrane anchor protein: protein MSTTSTSSPLAAPRDPYKRQKTTRSNYELYSWVFMRASGVVLIVLIFGHLFVNLMVGEGVHAIDFGFVAGKWASPFWQVWDLLMLWLAMIHGTNGVRTIINDYAERDGSRLVLKGALYLAFVVVTVLGTLVVFTFDPCPPNALDYQLPSFCTA from the coding sequence ATGAGCACCACGAGCACCAGCTCTCCCCTCGCGGCCCCCCGCGACCCGTACAAGCGTCAGAAGACGACGCGCTCGAACTACGAGCTGTACAGCTGGGTCTTCATGCGCGCCTCGGGCGTCGTGCTGATCGTCCTCATCTTCGGGCACCTGTTCGTCAACCTCATGGTCGGCGAAGGCGTCCACGCGATCGACTTCGGCTTCGTCGCCGGCAAGTGGGCCAGCCCGTTCTGGCAGGTCTGGGACCTGCTCATGCTCTGGCTCGCGATGATCCACGGGACCAACGGCGTGCGCACGATCATCAACGACTACGCGGAGCGGGACGGCTCGCGCCTCGTGCTCAAGGGCGCCCTGTACCTGGCCTTCGTGGTCGTCACGGTGCTCGGCACGCTCGTGGTCTTCACGTTCGACCCGTGCCCCCCGAACGCCCTGGACTACCAGCTTCCGTCGTTCTGCACCGCCTGA
- a CDS encoding 2'-5' RNA ligase family protein: MNLPERGPHQVRIGIAIEIPEPYGTALQEARAAFGDPFAGDIPPHITLLGPTVLDESVLDEVYAHLEGVAAQAAPFRVILRGSGTFRPVSPVVFVIVAQGIAECEGLEGAVRSGVLDQELRFNYHPHVTVAHEVDDEALDLAFEEMAGFEAAFDVTGIHLYEHGDDGVWRPARRFELSGSSDG, encoded by the coding sequence ATGAACCTCCCCGAGCGGGGTCCGCACCAGGTGCGGATCGGCATCGCGATCGAGATCCCCGAGCCCTACGGCACCGCGCTGCAGGAAGCGCGCGCAGCGTTCGGCGACCCGTTCGCCGGCGACATCCCGCCGCACATCACGCTGCTCGGCCCGACCGTCCTGGACGAGTCCGTCCTCGACGAGGTCTACGCCCATCTCGAGGGCGTCGCGGCCCAAGCGGCACCGTTCCGGGTCATCCTGCGGGGGAGCGGGACGTTCCGGCCCGTGTCACCCGTGGTCTTCGTGATCGTCGCGCAGGGGATCGCCGAGTGCGAGGGCCTCGAGGGGGCGGTGCGCTCGGGCGTCCTGGACCAGGAGCTGCGCTTCAACTACCACCCGCACGTCACGGTCGCGCACGAGGTCGACGACGAGGCGCTGGATCTGGCGTTCGAGGAGATGGCGGGCTTCGAGGCCGCGTTCGACGTCACCGGCATCCACCTGTACGAGCACGGCGACGACGGGGTGTGGCGTCCGGCCCGCCGGTTCGAGCTCTCCGGCTCGTCGGACGGGTGA
- a CDS encoding succinate dehydrogenase iron-sulfur subunit has translation MTATLEAPAGSEKTEVGAVPSFEVTIKLRRYNPESEHGEDAYWEEYTVLAHGTDRVLDALHKIKWEHDGSLTFRRSCAHGICGSDAMRINGRNRLACKTLLKDVNPDKPITVEPIKGLPVIKDLVVDMEPFFASYREIMPFLITSGNEPSNERLQSAEQRERFDDTTKCILCAACTSSCPVFWTDGQYFGPAAIVNAHRFIFDSRDEGAAQRLEILNDKEGVWRCRTTFNCSEACPRGIEVTKAIQEVKRAMITRAF, from the coding sequence ATGACTGCCACACTCGAAGCCCCTGCCGGTTCTGAGAAGACCGAGGTCGGTGCCGTGCCCTCCTTCGAGGTCACGATCAAGCTCCGCCGGTACAACCCCGAGTCCGAGCACGGCGAGGACGCGTACTGGGAGGAGTACACGGTCCTGGCCCACGGCACGGACCGCGTGCTCGACGCCCTGCACAAGATCAAGTGGGAGCACGACGGCTCGCTGACCTTCCGTCGCTCGTGCGCGCACGGCATCTGCGGGTCCGACGCGATGCGGATCAACGGGCGCAACCGCCTGGCCTGCAAGACGCTGCTCAAGGACGTCAACCCGGACAAGCCGATCACCGTCGAGCCCATCAAGGGCCTGCCGGTGATCAAGGACCTGGTCGTCGACATGGAGCCGTTCTTCGCCTCCTACCGCGAGATCATGCCGTTCCTCATCACCTCGGGGAACGAGCCCAGCAACGAGCGGCTGCAGTCGGCCGAGCAGCGCGAGCGGTTCGACGACACGACCAAGTGCATCCTGTGCGCCGCGTGCACGTCGTCCTGCCCCGTGTTCTGGACCGACGGCCAGTACTTCGGCCCCGCGGCGATCGTCAACGCCCACCGGTTCATCTTCGACTCCCGTGACGAGGGCGCCGCCCAGCGCCTGGAGATCCTCAACGACAAGGAGGGCGTGTGGCGCTGCCGCACGACCTTCAACTGCTCCGAGGCGTGCCCCCGTGGCATCGAGGTCACCAAGGCGATCCAGGAGGTCAAGCGCGCGATGATCACCCGCGCGTTCTGA
- a CDS encoding mannose-1-phosphate guanylyltransferase yields MSSLPVPAPSPDSSTDRSAQGSAIPGFYAVIPAGGAGTRLWPLSRRGNPKFLLDLTGAGRSLLQATVDRLAPLAGQDGIVLVTGRQHVASARTQLPGLRDDAVLAEPSPRDSMAAIGLAAAVLEQRHGDVVIGSFAADQVITGQAAFEQAVREGVEAARAGYVVTVGIAASRPSTAFGYVRSGDTLDLAGAPTALHAQGFTEKPDASTAQRYVRSGEYRWNAGMFITRTSVLLGHLADQRPELHDGLRTVAAAWDTPDRDRVLAEVWPGLEKIAIDHAVAEPVAAVGGVAVVPGNFGWDDIGDFNSLAALLPSADESGSKVLGDADKVVRRESAGSVVVPASDRVVTILGLDDVVVVDTPDALLVTTRARAQQVKSMVDLVRERGLDELL; encoded by the coding sequence ATGTCGAGCCTTCCCGTTCCCGCGCCCAGCCCTGATTCGTCGACGGACCGGTCTGCCCAGGGGTCGGCGATCCCCGGCTTCTACGCGGTGATCCCCGCCGGAGGCGCCGGGACGCGGCTGTGGCCGCTCTCGCGTCGTGGGAACCCCAAGTTCCTGCTGGACCTGACGGGGGCCGGCAGGTCCTTGCTGCAGGCCACCGTCGACCGGCTGGCGCCCCTCGCGGGCCAGGACGGCATCGTCCTCGTGACCGGACGGCAGCACGTCGCCTCCGCGCGCACCCAGCTCCCGGGGCTGCGCGACGACGCGGTGCTGGCCGAGCCCTCGCCCCGGGACTCGATGGCCGCGATCGGCCTGGCGGCCGCGGTGCTCGAGCAGCGCCACGGCGACGTGGTGATCGGTTCGTTCGCGGCCGACCAGGTCATCACCGGCCAGGCCGCCTTCGAGCAGGCGGTCCGTGAGGGGGTCGAGGCCGCCCGGGCGGGCTACGTCGTGACGGTCGGGATCGCGGCGTCGCGGCCCTCGACCGCGTTCGGCTACGTCCGGAGCGGGGACACGCTGGACCTCGCCGGTGCGCCCACGGCCCTGCACGCGCAGGGGTTCACGGAGAAGCCCGACGCCTCGACGGCCCAGCGCTACGTCCGGTCGGGGGAGTACCGCTGGAACGCGGGCATGTTCATCACGCGCACCTCGGTCCTGCTCGGGCACCTCGCGGACCAGCGCCCCGAGCTGCACGACGGTCTGCGCACCGTGGCCGCGGCCTGGGACACCCCGGACCGGGACCGTGTCCTCGCCGAGGTGTGGCCGGGCCTGGAGAAGATCGCGATCGACCACGCGGTCGCCGAGCCGGTCGCGGCGGTGGGCGGGGTCGCGGTCGTGCCGGGGAACTTCGGGTGGGACGACATCGGCGACTTCAACTCCCTGGCCGCGCTGCTGCCCTCGGCCGACGAGTCGGGTTCCAAGGTGCTCGGCGACGCGGACAAGGTGGTGCGGCGCGAGAGCGCGGGCTCGGTCGTCGTCCCGGCGAGCGACCGGGTCGTGACGATCCTCGGGCTCGACGACGTCGTGGTGGTCGACACCCCCGACGCGCTCCTGGTCACGACGCGCGCTCGCGCCCAGCAGGTCAAGTCGATGGTCGACCTGGTGCGCGAGCGAGGTCTGGACGAGCTCCTCTAG
- the trpS gene encoding tryptophan--tRNA ligase produces the protein MVNEVPGVRRPRIFSGMQPTEDSLQLGNYIGALSQWVALQESYDAIYCVVDMHALTVNPEPEKLRERTRRTAAQYLAGGVDPEGSTLFVQSHVPEHAELAWVLSCQTGFGEAGRMTQFKDKSAKQGTDGTTVGLFTYPVLMAADILLYDAALVPVGEDQRQHLELARNLAERLNSRFGADTTVVPEPHIVKAVAKIYDLQEPTAKMSKSSSGGKGVIWLLEDPKAAAKRIKSAATDSENEIRYDPVAKPGISNLLTIFSALTSRPVEEIAADYAGKGYGHLKVDLAEVVVDFLTPFQARANEYLSDPAELDAVLARGAERARGLAQVTLDRIYDRVGLLPARRTR, from the coding sequence ATGGTCAACGAGGTTCCCGGCGTACGGCGTCCACGCATCTTCTCGGGGATGCAGCCCACGGAAGATTCCCTCCAGCTGGGCAACTACATCGGGGCTCTGAGCCAGTGGGTCGCCCTGCAGGAGTCGTACGACGCGATCTACTGTGTCGTCGACATGCACGCCCTGACGGTGAACCCCGAGCCCGAGAAGCTGCGCGAGCGCACCCGCCGCACCGCTGCCCAGTACCTGGCGGGCGGGGTGGACCCCGAGGGGTCGACGCTGTTCGTGCAGTCGCACGTCCCCGAGCACGCGGAGCTCGCCTGGGTGCTCTCCTGCCAGACGGGGTTCGGCGAGGCCGGACGCATGACCCAGTTCAAGGACAAGTCGGCGAAGCAGGGCACCGACGGGACGACGGTGGGGCTGTTCACCTACCCCGTGCTCATGGCCGCCGACATCCTCCTCTACGACGCGGCGCTCGTGCCTGTCGGTGAGGACCAGCGACAGCACCTCGAGCTCGCACGCAATCTTGCCGAGCGCCTCAACTCCCGCTTCGGTGCGGACACCACGGTCGTCCCCGAGCCGCACATCGTCAAGGCCGTCGCGAAGATCTACGACCTGCAGGAGCCCACGGCCAAGATGAGCAAGTCCTCGTCGGGGGGCAAGGGCGTCATCTGGCTGCTCGAGGACCCCAAGGCCGCCGCCAAGCGCATCAAGTCGGCCGCGACGGACTCCGAGAACGAGATCCGCTACGACCCCGTGGCCAAGCCGGGGATCTCGAACCTCCTGACGATCTTCTCCGCCCTCACGTCGCGGCCTGTCGAGGAGATCGCGGCGGACTACGCGGGCAAGGGTTACGGGCACCTCAAGGTGGACCTGGCCGAGGTCGTGGTCGACTTCCTGACCCCGTTCCAGGCGCGGGCGAACGAGTACCTGTCGGACCCGGCAGAGCTCGACGCGGTCCTCGCCAGGGGCGCCGAACGTGCGCGTGGCCTGGCGCAGGTCACCCTCGACCGCATCTACGACCGGGTCGGACTGCTGCCCGCTCGTCGGACGCGCTGA
- a CDS encoding S1C family serine protease: MTAHDSAPGPAEPQPAADSPATPDAVDAPPSDAQAPAPRVPSPDEGAPQEPPHEPRNPFAPPSAYRSTPRVALTSAESNPAVPAAPAPAPGQGDTRPYGAPLGSLPVARPGLEGYGSSAGRVAPVPPPPSYQVRQPGSYPPGQPPRPPHPVQDPQTGPATPPVEPWGGQGRPAPTKRRRFGVGAVAGVAALALVAGAVGGVAADRIMDGADRRPVDVSLPASGIAPGEERPQGSVAAVAASVLPSVVSLQVEGADGVSTGSGFVIREDGFILTNNHVVAAGAAGGEVTVLFADGSERPAEIVGRTPDYDLAVVKVDETGLTPLVLGDSDSVVVGDPVVAIGAPLGLNGTVTTGIVSALHRPVAAGDSAETAFIDAIQTDAAINPGNSGGPLVNGAGEVVGVNSAIAQPPGTGSATGSIGLGFAIPSNQARRTAEELMASGTATYPVIGVLLDSRYQGEGVQVTTEPQGGQAPVTADGPAAAAGIQAGDVILSIDGRPVSLSDELIVAIRAKAPGDTVTLRVRTGDQERDVRVVLDEATSE; encoded by the coding sequence ATGACCGCACACGACTCAGCGCCCGGACCCGCGGAGCCGCAGCCGGCCGCAGACTCGCCTGCCACCCCCGACGCGGTCGACGCACCGCCGTCGGACGCGCAGGCGCCCGCACCGAGAGTCCCGTCGCCCGACGAGGGCGCGCCGCAGGAGCCGCCGCACGAGCCCAGGAACCCCTTCGCCCCGCCCTCGGCGTACCGGTCGACGCCCCGCGTGGCGCTGACCTCGGCCGAGAGCAACCCGGCGGTCCCCGCCGCACCCGCACCGGCTCCCGGGCAGGGCGACACCCGGCCGTACGGCGCCCCGCTGGGCTCGCTCCCGGTCGCGCGCCCCGGGCTCGAGGGCTACGGCTCGTCCGCGGGCCGCGTGGCCCCGGTCCCGCCCCCGCCCTCCTACCAGGTGCGCCAGCCCGGTTCCTACCCTCCGGGCCAGCCCCCTCGTCCGCCGCACCCGGTCCAGGACCCGCAGACCGGCCCGGCGACGCCCCCTGTCGAGCCCTGGGGCGGGCAGGGGCGACCTGCTCCGACGAAGCGGCGCCGCTTCGGCGTGGGCGCGGTCGCCGGCGTCGCCGCACTGGCTCTGGTCGCCGGGGCGGTCGGCGGCGTCGCCGCGGACAGGATCATGGACGGAGCCGACCGGCGGCCCGTCGACGTGTCGCTGCCGGCATCCGGGATCGCGCCCGGGGAGGAACGTCCGCAGGGATCGGTCGCGGCCGTGGCGGCGAGCGTCCTGCCGAGCGTGGTCTCGCTCCAGGTGGAGGGTGCGGACGGCGTCTCGACCGGTTCGGGCTTCGTGATCCGCGAGGACGGGTTCATCCTCACGAACAACCACGTCGTCGCGGCCGGCGCGGCCGGCGGCGAGGTCACGGTGCTCTTCGCCGACGGCAGCGAACGTCCTGCCGAGATCGTGGGCCGCACTCCCGACTACGACCTCGCTGTCGTCAAGGTCGACGAGACGGGGCTGACGCCGCTCGTGCTCGGCGACAGCGACTCGGTGGTGGTGGGAGACCCCGTCGTCGCGATCGGTGCGCCGCTCGGTCTCAACGGCACGGTCACCACGGGCATCGTGAGCGCCCTGCACCGACCGGTCGCAGCCGGCGACTCGGCGGAGACGGCGTTCATCGACGCCATCCAGACGGATGCCGCGATCAATCCCGGCAACTCGGGCGGACCGCTCGTCAACGGTGCGGGGGAGGTCGTCGGGGTGAACTCGGCGATCGCGCAGCCGCCCGGCACGGGCTCGGCGACGGGCAGCATCGGGCTGGGGTTCGCGATCCCCTCGAACCAGGCACGACGCACCGCGGAGGAGCTCATGGCGAGCGGGACGGCCACGTATCCGGTGATCGGGGTGCTGCTCGACTCCCGCTACCAGGGCGAGGGCGTCCAGGTGACGACCGAGCCGCAGGGTGGCCAGGCGCCGGTGACGGCGGACGGCCCCGCGGCAGCGGCGGGGATCCAGGCGGGCGACGTCATCCTGTCGATCGACGGCAGGCCCGTGAGCCTGAGCGACGAGCTCATCGTCGCGATCAGGGCCAAGGCTCCGGGTGACACCGTGACGCTGCGGGTCCGCACGGGCGACCAGGAGCGTGACGTCCGTGTCGTGCTCGACGAAGCCACGAGCGAGTAG
- a CDS encoding twin-arginine translocase TatA/TatE family subunit → MFGINGWEFGIILVVAVIVIGPERLPRYAEQLGAFVRTARGFLKDAKARVDDELGDQVGDVDWSKLDPRQYDPRRIVREALLDDDVLGAPARPRAPGPVPPPPSGGAATEVPVPVRRAPFDDEAT, encoded by the coding sequence GTGTTCGGAATCAACGGCTGGGAATTCGGGATCATTCTGGTGGTCGCGGTGATCGTCATCGGTCCGGAGAGGCTTCCCCGGTACGCCGAGCAGCTCGGCGCGTTCGTCCGCACCGCTCGAGGCTTCCTGAAGGACGCGAAGGCGCGGGTGGACGACGAGCTGGGCGACCAGGTCGGCGACGTGGACTGGTCCAAGCTGGACCCGCGCCAGTACGACCCCCGGCGCATCGTCCGGGAGGCGCTGCTCGACGACGACGTGCTGGGCGCGCCTGCGCGCCCGCGCGCCCCGGGTCCTGTGCCTCCTCCGCCCTCCGGTGGCGCCGCCACCGAGGTGCCTGTGCCCGTGCGGCGGGCACCCTTCGACGACGAGGCGACCTGA